Below is a genomic region from Patagioenas fasciata isolate bPatFas1 chromosome 5, bPatFas1.hap1, whole genome shotgun sequence.
ccctcagcttctcttctccaggcagaacaagCCAAGGGagctcagccgctcctcacaagTCTTGCCCTCAAGGCCTTGCACCatcctggtcaccctcctctggacacacccTAAGTTGGATGTCCTGCTTATCGTGTGGTGCCCAGAaccgcacacagtgctccaggtggggccgCACCAGCGCAGTGTGGAGCGGAACAAcctcctccctcacccagctggcgaTGCCGTGCTTGGTGTGCCCTGGACCATGGTTGGCCCTttgggctgccaggacacactgctgactcatctTCAAGCTTGCCCGGTGCAGAGTCAGGGGTTGGCCTAGATGGTCCCCGtgcgccccttccaaccccaggttggaccagatgatctgtGTTGTCCCTTCCAAACTGGTCTTCTGGCCCCTCCCCAAACGGTTTCTCTCCAAACACGGCCCATGGGGGTTTTGCGCCCGTGAGATGTGTCCCCCGTCACCCCCCATTCTGCGCTGCCCCCTCATAGCCCCTCTGCCTGAGGACCCCCGGGGCACCTGCACCCCCCAAATTGCCCATGGTCTCCccgtctcagcctgtcctccccacCCACTCACTTCTCTGAagcccagccccacggcagctGTTTTCCCTGGGAGGATATATTTCTGTTTCtatatatttatgcatatatttatatagaaTTAGATATATGTTTCTATTTATATATATGATACTTATAGGGAGATagatatatgtgtatttttaatatatgtattttttaagataTGCAGATGGAGCACCCGAGGGTTCAAACGGACCGacgggaaaaagaaagagaactcGAGAAAGAGCTAGAAAAGGCGACAGAAGGAAAGCCGCGCCGAGTGTGGAAATGGCCCCGAGCTTCCAGGAGTGGGCGGAGAGAATGCGAACGGAGATGCAAAGCGGGCCAATCAGAGAAAGCTTGAGGGGCGGAGCGGAGCACAGCGCGGGACAAACAGGGaggggtgatgataggcggagagaatggaaatcgACGTGCacagctggccaatcagattgcagagagggaagagaaggggcgggacACGGGGAAGGGGTGTCTCGAGGACTTCCCCATGCGCATGCACAAAAATGGGGTTCCAGTGTACTATTTGCGCGCACTGTTGCCTCCGAGCCCCTGgtgagtgcccggcccggcccgctccgctccgctccgctgcgCTCCGCTctgcaccgcaccgcaccgcaccgtcTCAGAGAGTCGGGTCCAGCAGCCGTGTTTTTGGGGAAAATACGCGTAAATTGCGCGGTCCTCACTCCAGTGCGTCCCGAGGAGAGTTCGTGGGGGCGGAGCGCGGGGAGGAGCAGCCAATGGGATGCgcggtggggtggaaagcagccaatcagggCGCACCGGCTCCTTCCAGTGCCAATAACTGCATCCCGCGTGTCCGTGGGGTCTCGGGGGGCACCGGGGACAGGACTGGAGGCTGCGGAGTGCTCGGTACAGGCGGCTCCAGGGGGTCTGGAGGCAGCCCCCGCGGAGGTCACAGTATCactgtatgtttgggattggaagggacctcgaaagctcatccagttcagTTCCCCCcccagagcaggaatgcctaggtgaggtcacacaagaacatgtccaggcgggtttgaatgtctctagggaaggagactccacaacctccctgggcagcctgggccaggctctgtcaccctcactgagaagaagtttcttctcaagtttaagtgcaACCTctggtgttccagcttgatcccattaccccttgtcctatcattgtttgccaccaagaagagcctggctccatccttatggcactcaccctttatatatttataaacattaataaggcgacccctcagcctcctcttctccaaactaaagagccccagctccctcagcctttcttcataagggagatgctccactcccttcagcatctttgttgcgctggactctctccagcagttccctgtccttcttgaactgagggccccagaactggacacaatattccagatggggtctcaccagggcggagtagaggggaaggagaacctctcttgatctactaaccaccccccttgtaatacaccccaggatgccattggccttcctggccacaagggcacagtgctggctcatggtcatcctgttgtccaccaggacccccggttccctttcccctacactgctctttaatatgtaatttcccaaactatactggaacctggggttgttcctgcccagatgcaggactctacactttcccttgttaaattccatcaggttatcccccgcccaactctccagcctgtccaggtcccgctggatggcagcacagccttctggcgtgtcagccactcctctcagcttagtgtcatcagcaaacttgctgatagtgcactcaattcccttgtctaaatcgttaatgaatatattgaataatattggccccagtactgacccctgaggcattccactagatactggcctccaactggactccgcaccattgaccaccactctctggcttctctccttaagccagtttgcagccCACCTCAGTCCTCTATTGTCCAGAGCACACCTGCTCAACTTAGCTGTGAAGCTGCCGTGAGAGACTGTgttaaaggctttactgaagtcaaggtagaccacatccaccgctctgccatcatccatccaccttgttacattctcataaaaggctatgaagttggtcaagcatgacttacccttggtaaagccatgctgactgcccctaatgaccctcttatccttgatatgccttgagatggcatcaaggacaagctgttccgttactttcccagggacagaggtgaggctgaccggtctataattacccggctCTTCcgtcttgccctttttgaagactggagtgacatttgctttcctccaatcctcgggcacctctcccgtttcccaagacttggcaaagatgatggagagcggtccagcaatgacttcagccagctccctcagcacctgcggatgcatcccatctggacccatggatttatggatgtccagactatttaattgctccctaacccagtcctcatcgactaaagcaaactcctccattgacgtggcttcatctggggtctcaggggtaccgggctccccaggacagcctctagcagagtagacagagacaaagaaggcattcagtaattctgccttctctgtatcttctgccaccagggcacccatcccattcatcagtggggctacattgcctctggtattagttttatctgctatgtatttgaaaaagttctttttgctgtccccGGAGCTGGCAGAGGAGCAGTGTTATAGGTTGCATAACTGAAGTAAATTTGTGAATCAAACCGAGAATATGTTAGTAGTTGATGATTCACTGAGTTGTGTAAATGTTAAACCGCCATAGTTTGCCATATTCTGTTTTTGTAAGTTTTGGCGGGAAAGATGTTGTGTGCCTATGGCGGGGGGGAATGTGCTTTGCTGTGCGGGGAAGACATTGACAGCATAGCAACCCATCTGACCACTCAGGAAGAAGATCTGGGCCGTGTATTTAAAGATTGTACATAAACACTTTTCTTCTGTAACCAATTCGCGTGCCTTTGGGTGGAGCAGTGACTCCCCGGCcgcccagcactgttttgctccTTTATCTTTAATAAAAGTTATTCTAAATTTCTTTGAGTTGTATTTGACTATTacagcaggaggcgacagccgtcGGGGGCAGCTGCCAGGCGTGTCCCCAGCTTACCAGAgctcccctgagcctcctcccgcggccccgctcgccccgtgcagccgccctcAGCTCCGGCAGTTCctgcgaacccgtcccgtgtCCCTGGGCCGCTCCCGAGTGCCAttgtgaaggcggcaagccggcccttgGCGTGTCTCTGATGGCCCCCGCGGAACGAGCCGGCTCAGACAGAGGTGAGCTACAGGGCTAACAGCcattgcttcttctctccctctctcaggTGCcacgctgaggatgtggccgtttgCTCCCTCCCCGGGGATGCCGTCGACTGCACCCACCTCCAGCTGGTGAGGCTCATCTTGCAGCTCGTCGTGAAAatggacaggggagcacgtcccatCTGTGGACAGGGGCTGCCATGGCTGGAGCCGGAGGGGTTGGAGAGAAATAAAGAGGAAGGAATCCAGGGCGGTTGGCCTGATGTCTGCTTCCTGCCTTGGGCAAGAGAGAGAGCCCCTCTGTCTGGGTGGCAAAGGGTCCCTCTGCGTGGCCTGCAGCGGGCTGGACCGCCAAcatgcgcggcagggtccgtgcgtgTATCCTGATGCATGGGACGGCTTGTGTGACACACAAGCCGGCGAGGCTCCGTGTCCGTGAAGTTTGTCTCGTGGGAGCTCTGGCACCCCAACATGTTCTCCTAGGAGGAGGATGGCTGTGCACCTGGAGTTatagaaggggaagggaagagagaaggagacaGGAGCATCTGAGCTGTTAGAAGTCTCCCGGCAGCACCAAGAGTGAGAGCCGCTGGGAGttcctggccctcggggcctcgtccctgTCTTGTGCATCCTGGCGCCTCCCTGCCCCTCTGCCTCCTTTTTCCCCAAGCTTTCTCTGGCTCgttcttttcctctctgtgtctgtacctgctgctctgtctccccaccttcctgtctttctctttccttcctcccttccctcaccTTCTCTCTCTATACCTTTGTCGTTCTCAGAGTTTCTGGCTTTTTTCGCTCTGTATGGCAGTTTTCCCATCCTCATTCCTGTTCTGAGCCTTCGTGCTGCTCCTTGCCCCCACctccctttttttctctatttttttttcctgtcctccatcTGTCTGCAGGGCGCCcaattcctctttttcttcctccaacCCCCTGTGCTTCTtgcagtctctctctctctgtcattgtttttgcctgttgctctctctctcttgcttcccgttgataagaggaacaaaaatcttttagaaacccCTCTGCATAacgtagcaagactaggcctaatggaacagaaacctaacagagaaaaaatagctctatagagactggaggtgaggcaaagcgggatgtccttggcttgcaagctgggaaaatggaacGTTCCGCTAAATGGCGAaagagctacttgagtagcagcacaaaatgacaatatgcatGCTCAAGAAATGAGGTCAAGAAGCCGACACCGAGGCAGGGGGGCACCAGGCTGCAAGGACactggggaccactagagacccttGATGAAGACTCTGGAATACCAAAGATGGACTGCCAGCAAAGGGTGGGGTCATGAAAATAATGTGCATTTAATGCATTAGCTAAACGGTAGAAACAAATGACTATGCAATAGCTATatgtaataaataccaagaagtgCGAATCACATGCACGTTCAATTACAGGAGCAATCCTCTGGGCGTCCGACGGGCTGTATTGCAATTGCCtggtttttaacactttcaaaacagtgtcaaagagtcttttttgccgactttttggtatcagcTTCCCGTTGTCTCTTGCTGtatccccgtgtcccgctccctgcctgtAGTCGTGTTCCTCTCCGTCCTGTTGACCATGCCaggttttttcctccatttcctccccgctgctgctgcagtgattttcttctttctctgccctATTCCTTGGTGCTCTTTTGGTCTCTTTTCCTGtctctgctgctattttctctgtcttGTTTTTTCAGAAGCATATCCCTTTTTTCTGCCTTGCTTCTGAacagaagctaccaagttaatgtatactgtgattaagttatagaagatgtacccatcattaaccaattgccatgaggtaaatgctttctgaccacctgcccaatgaggggatatttttcacgtTTTAGattcttctgcatgacaagagggagacagaagattaagtaacacattgtttagaagctgagggCTTAGTggatatttaactaataattaagaGATGTATTgtcagtaagaaactaaacaataatAGCTAACATCATCAAATATTTCCTactatagatgtattgtatgtcaaacttttccaaaaattgtaatgcatatgtaagaattatgtgaatataagcaatgcaagagcatccagagTTCCCCAGCACCAATAAAGTAAAGAGTGTTGCTTAGCAGTATTattgactctgctgttgtgtttatttctccgtttcagttgGTGAGCCAGCcagaggacccgctctgtccggctgCAGGACCCGTTGGGtcaaggactctcttggcgcGCCCTGgagatgtctctggagagactcctcatCTCAGTCGGATCGCTGCAGGGACAGACAAGGAGCTCTGGTAAGaagtctttcttttctgaaagctGGGACCAGTCATGTCCTTGTAAACTATCCATAAGTCGTGATACAGAGTTCAGGCAGCGTAGTGTATACGGGGTTGCTAGCACCTTAAAGGTATACTGTAGATGCTGTGGAATTGTTTGTGTGGACAGCTTTTGGTATTGGTTGTTCCATTACTCTGTTGTGGTGTAAAGGTGGCTCTGTATATAGCTGTAAAGCATACTGTAGTTTTGTTTAATTCTTGGATATACCTTGGTTTCCACTATGCACTTAAATGCAAAAAACTACAGCAGAAGCTGCCGTGGCTTCTATCTTGTAAGGAGTGTGAGTGTTGTGAACCCATCTATGGTGCAAAGTGTCCTAATTGTAGTGCTGAGTGTTAGATAGATTTGAGCTGTGTAcctgaattgttttgttttggagagagTGGGATAAACTCGGAGTACAAATTGTGAGGGTTGTATGCGGCAGGTAGCTtttagtattatctgtggagtattGATGTAAGTATGAGGGTAGAAAGGCTCTAGAGAGAGATCTGGACTGGCTAGATCTATGGGccaaggccaactgtatgaggttcaacaaggccgagTTCTGGGTCATCAACACTTGGGTCTTAACCACCTCATGTAActctacaggctcaggaaagagtggctggaaagctgcccagcagaaaaggacATTGACAGCTAGCTGAATGTGAGCCAGGAGCGTGCCCAGGTGGCtaagaaggtcaacagcatcctggcttgtggccagcaggacaagggaagtaatcatccccctgtactcggcactgctgAAGTCGCACCTTGAACCCTGGGATgggttttgagcccctcactacaggaaagacctgaggtgctggagcgagttcaagaagggcaatgaggctggtgaagggtctggagcacaagtgtgatggagagcatctgagggacctgaggggcttcagcctggagaaaaggaggctgaggggagacgttattgctgtgtccaactgcctgaaaggaggttgtggtgaggtgggggttggtctcttttgccaggtaacaagtgataggaagagaggaaatggcctcaggtttctccagaggaggtttagatggactattaggaaaaagttctacattgaaagggttatcaagcattcAAAGTAGAtacccagggaagtgcttgaggCACCGTGGCTGGAGGTAcccaaaagatgtgtagacatggcactttagggacatggtttagtggtgtcTTTGGCAGTGAGAGGCTTGCAGCTGGACTCAGTGAactcaagggtcttttccaacttaaattttTCTATGATTGTGTGATCTAACTTGAAGCTTGCACTGGGCAGAGTCAGGTGGCCCAGATGGTCCACataggccccttccaaccacagGATGTTCTATGATAATGAGATTGCCATGGGGAGGCAGAGGATAACAAACCCAACGTGAAGCACCATGCAAGGGCCCGTGAAGAACATGAACTCTGGCCCAGCCTTCACTGGGGCAGCGGGGCAGCTGTGAGTGGGCCGGACGGGCTGGTGGACCTGCCTGTGACATGCTCTGGCACCTGTGACATCACAgtggacgagtccccacggggcggttatcaggggcgccagcagcagcgctgccccagtCCGGACTGGGCCAGCGGTGAGTGCGCAGGTGGGGGGAAGCTGGGCTGGACGGGGCCGGGGCAGAAACGTGGCCCctgggggtgggttctcaccctgcatggaGGGCCCGGCCACTCGCGggagcaccttggccagggcaTGGAGCCGCGGCTGGGGCCggggcagcccttgctgcctcccagctgcctcggccccaCTCCTACCTGACCCCAGCTCCCTGCGGCCCCCGGCCCTGCTCCCCTCAGCACCagccccctccctcccgcccagccccactgagccccttctctcccttctcctgcaggccATGGCTCTCTTGGACATTGTCTTCGGGATTTTGCAAATTCTTATCCACAGTGTGCAGTTGGTTGGTGAAGAACTGGATGAGGAGACACGCAGGCGTATGGAACTGCGTGCGGAGATGCTGCAACAGGAGacgactcggctgtggcaggaggaaGAGCAGATGAATCAGGAGCAATGGAGCCAGGAATCGAACGGCTTTACCTGGGCAttcctgctcctctctgccttgcagcactggcagttcTGGGTCATTGCTGGAGTCCtgttcctgctctttgggctctgctggtggctcaggaaatggagccgtgagccagagagagaagagcagagctcCGACAGTGACGTGGAAGAGGAGGAACACGAAGAAGAGAATGACAGTTCAAATGAATCCGAAGAAGAGGATGATGATGCAAATGAGCCGGGAATGTTTTTTGAGGAGCACATCCAGTGGCCAGTTCAGCACCTGGACAGAGATTACCAGACTGTGAGGGACCTTATGGAAACCTTCATCCTTGTCTTTCGGTATCTCTTGTCAAATGCCTGTTTCCCAGTGCTGGAAAAGGCCATTGAGGTGGGCAGTGCCTTTGAAGGTTGGAGTCCCCGTGAGGAAGACATCACCTACCGCCTGCTTTTGCCCTTGAAGCCCCCCAGTGGACACCTCTTCCACCTCGAGCCGGGTCCTGTGTGGCTGATGAGGAACTTTCGCATCCGTGTGGAGTTGGTGTGTACCTGTGAGATGGTGCAGCCGGCAGGTCAGACACGTTGCTTCCTCCACGACCCTgagcaggagcagaggaggaaTGCGGGCCCCACCATCCTAGAGGACCTCTGCACTGACTCCTACCTAGATGTGCAGAAAACTGCTCGCTATTTCCAGATGTTCTTGAGATGTTCCTGGAGGGCTCTGCCTATTTCAGCTGCACACCGCCTAACAGTGCTGCCCTCCGACCGCTCCTGCAAATTCTGTGTGACACAACGCCGGGGGAAAAGGATTTTAATTGAGTTCCTTTTTGGGGTGCAAGAAGGCGACTCTGACATCTTTGTGAGCAGCCAGTATACAGAGGCTGCCTACACCCCTAGCACGATGTGGCCAGAGAGCtatgctgtggcagagatgaagttctTCAGGCATATTGCCAGCCAAACACTGCCTGACACCTGCCACCTCAGATGCCTGCAGATCTGCGTCCGCTGCCTGCTGGGCAGAGACATTTCCACCTACACACTGAAGACTGTTGTGATGCACGTGCTGACCACCATCCCCCTGTCAAACTGGCGCGGGAGGCATTTCTGGGAACGGCTGAACGACATCCTGCAGTACCTGCAGAGCTGCCTGGAGAAGAAACAACTGAACCACTTCTTCATCGGCAATGAGAACGTGCCTGAGGAGATCATC
It encodes:
- the LOC136102561 gene encoding inositol 1,4,5-trisphosphate receptor-interacting protein-like 1 produces the protein MEGPATRGSTLARAWSRGWGRGSPCCLPAASAPLLPDPSSLRPPALLPSAPAPSLPPSPTEPLLSLLLQAMALLDIVFGILQILIHSVQLVGEELDEETRRRMELRAEMLQQETTRLWQEEEQMNQEQWSQESNGFTWAFLLLSALQHWQFWVIAGVLFLLFGLCWWLRKWSREPEREEQSSDSDVEEEEHEEENDSSNESEEEDDDANEPGMFFEEHIQWPVQHLDRDYQTVRDLMETFILVFRYLLSNACFPVLEKAIEVGSAFEGWSPREEDITYRLLLPLKPPSGHLFHLEPGPVWLMRNFRIRVELVCTCEMVQPAGQTRCFLHDPEQEQRRNAGPTILEDLCTDSYLDVQKTARYFQMFLRCSWRALPISAAHRLTVLPSDRSCKFCVTQRRGKRILIEFLFGVQEGDSDIFVSSQYTEAAYTPSTMWPESYAVAEMKFFRHIASQTLPDTCHLRCLQICVRCLLGRDISTYTLKTVVMHVLTTIPLSNWRGRHFWERLNDILQYLQSCLEKKQLNHFFIGNENVPEEIILPLELRMAEPLNLFQHLGQDPDAHEHAQLEFEELGNRVRRMVVHGR